A window of the Streptomyces sp. JB150 genome harbors these coding sequences:
- a CDS encoding alpha-lytic protease prodomain-containing protein: MLQRPHRARGVGAAVVATAALLVAGLSGSASAGQAAAPTPPAASAAGAVTSATDPATASAARTLRTDAAPPALLRAMARDLGLDRRQAQRRLVHEAEAGATAGRLRAALGGDFAGAWVRGAESRTLTVATTDAGDIGAIEALGAHAAVVRHSLATLDAAKARLDRAAERRGTTDAPVWYVDVRTNRLVVEAVRPSAARALLDAAGVDGSLARIERTTDRPRALYDLRGGEAYYINNSGRCSIGFPVTRGTQQGFATAGHCGRTGASTSGHNRVAQGTFQGSVFPGRDMAWVATNSQWTATPYVKGAGGQNVQVTGSTQVPVGASVCRSGSTTGWHCGTVQQHNTSVTYPEGTITGVTRTSVCAEPGDSGGSYLSGSQAQGVTSGGSGNCASGGTTFFQPINPLLQNYGLTLKTTTDPGDPGDPGDPGDPGGTWTPGTVYQPGDTVTYGGATYRCLQAHQAQPGWEPPNVPALWQRPAS, translated from the coding sequence ATGCTCCAGCGACCACACCGCGCCAGAGGCGTGGGTGCCGCCGTGGTGGCGACGGCCGCCCTGCTCGTGGCCGGGCTCAGCGGCTCCGCGAGCGCCGGGCAGGCCGCCGCCCCCACCCCACCGGCCGCTTCCGCCGCCGGGGCGGTGACGTCGGCCACCGATCCCGCCACGGCCTCCGCCGCGCGGACCCTGCGCACCGACGCCGCCCCGCCCGCCCTGCTCCGCGCCATGGCCCGCGACCTCGGCCTGGACCGGCGGCAGGCGCAGCGGCGTCTCGTGCACGAGGCGGAGGCCGGCGCGACCGCGGGCCGGCTGCGCGCCGCGCTCGGCGGTGACTTCGCGGGCGCCTGGGTGCGCGGCGCCGAGTCGCGCACGCTCACCGTGGCGACGACGGACGCCGGCGACATCGGCGCCATCGAGGCGCTGGGCGCGCACGCCGCGGTCGTACGCCACTCCCTCGCCACGCTCGACGCGGCCAAGGCCCGCCTGGACCGGGCTGCGGAACGGCGCGGGACCACCGACGCGCCGGTCTGGTACGTCGACGTCCGCACCAACAGGCTCGTCGTGGAGGCGGTACGCCCCTCCGCGGCCCGCGCCCTCCTGGACGCGGCCGGTGTCGATGGCTCCCTCGCCCGGATCGAGCGGACCACCGACCGGCCCCGCGCGCTGTACGACCTGCGCGGCGGCGAGGCCTACTACATCAACAACAGCGGGCGCTGCTCGATCGGCTTCCCCGTCACCCGCGGCACCCAGCAGGGCTTCGCGACCGCCGGCCACTGCGGCCGGACCGGCGCGAGCACCAGCGGCCACAACCGGGTGGCACAGGGAACCTTCCAGGGCTCCGTCTTCCCCGGCCGCGACATGGCCTGGGTGGCCACCAACTCCCAGTGGACCGCCACCCCCTACGTCAAGGGCGCGGGCGGGCAGAACGTCCAGGTCACCGGGTCCACGCAGGTGCCGGTCGGCGCGTCCGTGTGCCGCTCGGGCTCCACCACCGGCTGGCACTGCGGCACCGTCCAGCAGCACAACACCAGCGTCACCTACCCCGAGGGCACCATCACCGGCGTCACCCGCACCTCGGTCTGTGCCGAGCCCGGCGACTCGGGCGGCTCCTACCTCTCCGGCAGCCAGGCCCAGGGCGTCACCTCGGGCGGCTCGGGGAACTGCGCCAGTGGCGGCACGACGTTCTTCCAGCCGATCAACCCGCTGCTCCAGAACTACGGCCTGACCCTCAAGACGACGACGGATCCCGGCGACCCCGGCGACCCGGGCGATCCGGGTGACCCCGGCGGCACCTGGACGCCCGGCACCGTCTACCAGCCCGGAGACACCGTCACCTACGGCGGCGCCACCTACCGCTGCCTCCAGGCACACCAGGCCCAGCCGGGCTGGGAACCGCCGAACGTCCCGGCCCTGTGGCAGCGGCCGGCCAGCTGA
- a CDS encoding LysR family transcriptional regulator: MELELRHLRTVRAIAEAGSLTRAATALGLAQPALSAQLKRIERALGGELFERGRHGVRATALGELVLERTRVVLPAVTELQQEAARFARAPRTTTALRLGGTHGPLLGALVDRLADALPDARVTTRASWSERRLADLLAEGRLDFALAGTCGSAAPPGAENLVWREIAEDPVFVMLPDGHPLAAAREAELADLANEEWACVPGDGCFGDCFTAACARAGFTPRRMYETDTSSLVHLVQVGRAIGLCRATFPATPGIVTRPLGGTPLAWRHLLGWHAVTQRADTAATVLAQARVAHARVAARSDSYTRWLATHGAP; this comes from the coding sequence ATGGAGCTGGAGTTGCGGCATCTCAGGACGGTCCGTGCCATCGCCGAGGCAGGCAGTCTCACCCGGGCGGCGACCGCGCTCGGGCTCGCCCAGCCCGCGCTGAGTGCCCAGCTCAAACGGATCGAGAGAGCCCTCGGCGGCGAGCTGTTCGAGCGCGGGCGGCACGGCGTACGCGCCACGGCGCTCGGCGAACTCGTCCTCGAACGGACCCGCGTGGTGCTGCCCGCCGTGACCGAACTCCAGCAGGAGGCGGCCCGGTTCGCCCGCGCCCCGCGCACCACCACCGCGCTGCGGCTGGGCGGCACCCACGGTCCGCTGCTCGGCGCCCTGGTCGACCGGCTCGCGGACGCGCTGCCGGACGCCCGCGTCACGACCCGCGCCTCCTGGTCGGAGCGGCGCCTGGCGGATCTGCTCGCCGAGGGCCGGCTGGACTTCGCCCTCGCCGGAACCTGCGGATCCGCCGCCCCGCCGGGCGCCGAGAACCTGGTCTGGCGCGAGATCGCCGAGGACCCGGTCTTCGTGATGCTCCCCGACGGACACCCCCTCGCCGCCGCACGCGAGGCCGAACTCGCCGACCTGGCGAACGAGGAGTGGGCCTGCGTGCCCGGCGACGGCTGCTTCGGCGACTGCTTCACCGCCGCCTGCGCCCGCGCCGGCTTCACGCCGCGCCGCATGTACGAGACGGACACCTCGTCCCTGGTGCACCTGGTGCAGGTGGGCCGGGCGATCGGCCTGTGCCGGGCCACCTTCCCGGCCACTCCGGGCATCGTCACCCGGCCGCTCGGCGGTACGCCGCTGGCCTGGCGGCATCTGCTCGGCTGGCACGCGGTGACGCAGCGCGCCGACACCGCCGCGACCGTCCTCGCGCAGGCGCGCGTGGCCCACGCGCGCGTGGCGGCACGCAGCGACAGCTACACCCGGTGGCTCGCCACGCACGGGGCTCCGTAG
- the pelF gene encoding GT4 family glycosyltransferase PelF, whose product MHVDHGARRSGAPRVTLLTEGTYPHSHGGVSVWCDQLVTGMPDVDFDVIAVTGTGREPVVWDLPSHVSGVRSVPMWGPAPPGRAPRGRSRRQLADAYERFLTALVDATAEEGFAPALYALARAAADGLLSPFLRGDAAIAALTAVWTRPGLTVREARPTLHDAVTATGLLEHALRPLAAPPPETGVAHAVSGGVAVLPGLAALERHGVPLLLTEHGVYLRERYLGYRTAPYRWPVKAVLLGFFRLLAEETYRRAALITPGNRYNRLWEEQGGADPASIRTVYNGVDPAAFPPAGPEPERLTLSWAGRVDPIKDLETLIRAFALVRERLPEVRLRLFGGTPRGGEGYRERCEALAAELGQAGAVTFEGRVDDIRDAYAAGNVVMLSSISEGFPFTLIEAMSCGRATVSTDVGGVREAVGDTGLVVPPRDPAAMAAAALELLGDPVRRRAMGEAARLRVIEQFTLRQTIDTFRAIYHELSTVGEALPAGVVLSAAAVTGTESLTG is encoded by the coding sequence ATGCACGTTGACCACGGCGCGCGACGCTCCGGCGCCCCGCGCGTCACCCTCCTCACCGAAGGCACCTACCCGCACAGCCACGGCGGTGTGAGCGTCTGGTGCGACCAGCTCGTCACCGGGATGCCGGACGTCGACTTCGACGTCATCGCCGTCACCGGCACCGGGCGGGAGCCGGTCGTGTGGGACCTGCCGTCCCATGTCTCCGGTGTGCGGTCGGTGCCGATGTGGGGGCCCGCACCGCCGGGGCGGGCCCCGCGCGGCCGCTCCCGCAGGCAGCTGGCCGACGCCTACGAGCGCTTCCTGACCGCGCTGGTGGACGCGACCGCCGAAGAAGGCTTCGCGCCCGCCCTGTACGCCCTGGCGCGGGCCGCCGCGGACGGCCTGCTCAGCCCCTTCCTGCGGGGCGACGCGGCGATCGCCGCCCTGACCGCCGTATGGACGCGCCCCGGGCTCACGGTGCGCGAGGCGCGGCCGACGCTGCACGACGCGGTCACCGCGACCGGCCTGCTGGAACACGCCCTGCGCCCGCTGGCCGCGCCGCCGCCCGAGACGGGGGTGGCGCACGCCGTCAGCGGGGGTGTCGCCGTCCTGCCGGGGCTGGCGGCGCTGGAGCGGCACGGGGTTCCGCTGCTGCTGACCGAGCACGGCGTCTACCTGCGCGAGCGGTACCTCGGCTACCGCACGGCGCCGTACCGCTGGCCGGTCAAGGCGGTGCTCCTGGGGTTCTTCCGGCTGCTGGCGGAGGAGACCTACCGTCGGGCGGCGCTGATCACGCCCGGCAACCGCTACAACCGGCTGTGGGAGGAGCAGGGCGGCGCCGATCCGGCGTCGATCCGCACGGTCTACAACGGCGTCGACCCCGCGGCGTTCCCGCCGGCCGGCCCCGAACCGGAGCGGCTCACCCTCAGCTGGGCCGGGCGGGTCGACCCGATCAAGGACCTGGAGACCCTGATCCGCGCCTTCGCGCTGGTGCGGGAGCGGCTGCCCGAGGTGCGGCTGCGGCTGTTCGGCGGCACCCCGCGCGGCGGGGAGGGCTACCGGGAGCGGTGCGAGGCCCTGGCCGCCGAGCTGGGACAGGCCGGCGCGGTGACGTTCGAGGGGCGCGTCGACGACATACGGGACGCCTACGCGGCGGGGAACGTGGTGATGCTGTCGAGCATCAGCGAGGGCTTCCCGTTCACGCTGATCGAGGCCATGTCGTGCGGGCGGGCCACGGTGTCCACGGACGTGGGCGGGGTGCGGGAGGCCGTCGGGGACACCGGTCTCGTGGTGCCGCCGCGCGATCCGGCCGCGATGGCCGCCGCCGCGCTGGAGCTGCTGGGCGATCCCGTGCGGCGGCGGGCGATGGGCGAGGCCGCCCGACTGCGGGTGATCGAGCAGTTCACCCTCCGCCAGACCATCGACACCTTCCGCGCGATCTACCACGAACTGTCCACGGTCGGCGAGGCGTTGCCCGCCGGCGTCGTCCTGTCCGCCGCGGCGGTCACCGGCACGGAGAGCCTCACCGGATGA
- a CDS encoding GDP-mannose 4,6-dehydratase, with protein MTSAPLAAVTGADGFIGSHLTEALVASGHRVRAMAQYNSFSSYGWLETLSPDVLDHVEIVLGDVRDPGSVRALLDGADCAYHLAALIAIPYSYQAPHSYVDTNVTGTLNVLEAVRTLGTPRLVHTSTSETYGTAQTVPITEDHPINTQSPYAASKAGGDRLADSYHASFGTPVVTLRPFNTFGPRQSMRAVIPTVIGQVAAGQRVLTLGDLRPTRDFTFVEDTARAFLAVGTAPAERVVGRTLNAGTGGEISVGDLVALIGKVMDAPLDVREDPERLRPAASEVMRLVADASRLTAATGWRPRHTLEEGLARTAEWFTQPANLARYKTGIYNI; from the coding sequence TTGACCTCCGCACCGCTCGCCGCCGTCACCGGAGCCGACGGCTTCATCGGCTCGCATCTCACCGAGGCGCTCGTCGCCTCCGGCCACCGCGTCCGGGCCATGGCCCAGTACAACTCGTTCTCCTCCTACGGCTGGCTGGAGACCCTGTCCCCCGACGTCCTCGACCACGTGGAGATCGTCCTCGGCGACGTCCGCGACCCCGGTTCGGTGCGCGCCCTGCTCGACGGCGCCGACTGCGCCTACCACCTCGCCGCGCTCATCGCGATCCCGTACTCCTACCAGGCGCCGCACAGTTACGTGGACACCAACGTCACCGGCACGCTGAACGTGCTGGAGGCGGTGCGGACCCTGGGCACGCCGCGCCTGGTGCACACCTCGACCAGCGAGACGTACGGCACCGCGCAGACCGTCCCCATCACCGAGGACCACCCGATCAACACGCAGTCGCCGTACGCCGCCTCGAAGGCCGGGGGCGACCGGCTGGCCGACAGCTACCACGCCAGTTTCGGCACGCCCGTGGTGACCCTGCGGCCGTTCAACACGTTCGGGCCGCGCCAGTCGATGCGCGCGGTGATCCCCACCGTGATCGGCCAGGTGGCGGCCGGGCAACGCGTCCTCACCCTCGGCGACCTGCGGCCCACCCGGGACTTCACCTTCGTCGAGGACACCGCGCGGGCGTTCCTCGCGGTGGGCACCGCACCGGCGGAGCGGGTCGTGGGCCGCACCCTCAACGCCGGGACCGGCGGGGAGATCTCGGTCGGGGACCTGGTCGCGCTGATCGGCAAGGTCATGGACGCGCCGCTCGACGTGCGCGAGGACCCCGAGCGGCTGCGGCCCGCCGCCTCGGAGGTGATGCGGCTCGTCGCGGACGCGTCCCGGCTCACGGCGGCGACCGGCTGGCGGCCCCGCCACACCCTCGAGGAAGGGCTCGCGCGGACCGCGGAGTGGTTCACCCAGCCGGCCAACCTGGCCCGCTACAAGACCGGCATCTACAACATCTGA
- a CDS encoding nucleotidyltransferase family protein produces the protein MHAVILAGGKGVRLRPYTTALPKPLVPIGDQHAILDIVLRQLSTAGFSHCTIAIGHLGQIIRAYVGDGAQWGMNIDYAVEESPLGTMGPLLTLRERLPEHFLVMNGDVLTDLDYADVLRRHEASGAPLTIATYARKVHIDFGVLTTDASRVVAFTEKPSIDYRVSMGVYGVSRGALDGYTPGLPLGFDELVVDLLAAGRPPYAYDFDGYWLDIGRPDDYDRANAEFTSRKSLLLKGA, from the coding sequence ATGCACGCAGTGATCCTGGCCGGAGGAAAGGGTGTCCGGCTGCGGCCCTACACCACCGCGCTGCCCAAGCCGCTCGTCCCCATCGGCGACCAGCACGCCATCCTCGACATCGTGCTGCGCCAGCTGTCCACCGCCGGCTTCTCCCACTGCACCATCGCCATAGGCCACCTCGGCCAGATCATCCGCGCCTACGTCGGCGACGGCGCGCAGTGGGGCATGAACATCGACTACGCCGTCGAGGAGAGCCCGCTGGGCACCATGGGCCCGCTGCTGACCCTCCGGGAGCGGCTGCCGGAGCACTTCCTGGTCATGAACGGCGACGTGCTCACCGACCTGGACTACGCCGACGTGCTGCGCCGGCACGAGGCGTCGGGCGCGCCCCTGACCATCGCCACGTACGCCCGCAAGGTGCACATCGACTTCGGGGTGCTGACGACGGACGCGAGCCGGGTCGTCGCCTTCACGGAGAAGCCCAGCATCGACTACCGGGTGTCCATGGGGGTCTACGGCGTCTCGCGGGGCGCCCTCGACGGCTACACCCCGGGGCTGCCGCTCGGCTTCGACGAGCTGGTGGTGGACCTGCTGGCCGCCGGACGGCCGCCGTACGCCTACGACTTCGACGGCTACTGGCTGGACATCGGCCGCCCCGACGACTACGACCGGGCCAACGCGGAGTTCACCAGCCGCAAGTCGCTGCTGCTCAAGGGAGCCTGA
- a CDS encoding NAD(P)-dependent oxidoreductase, whose amino-acid sequence MRILVLGATGYLGGHITERLRGLPGTRLLVGGRSPGADVPVDLAADRPHDLAKALAAAAPDAVVNCAGATGGDAVTLAEVNARGPAVLCAALREAAPAARLVHLGSAAEYGPGVPGRPVTEAAATSPAGPYGATKLAGTVAVTTSGLDAVVLRVGNPVGPGAPSTGLPGRVTALLARAGRDPDATVRLGDLSAHRDFVDVRDVARAARLAATVAGPLPPVLNIGGGEAVAVRELVRRLAEVAGFRGRIVEAGGGGSARSAQVSWQCSDITAARDALGWRPAHSLDGSVAALWTAAGARPRGPEEVPAR is encoded by the coding sequence ATGCGCATCCTCGTTCTCGGCGCCACCGGCTATCTCGGCGGCCACATCACGGAGCGGCTGCGCGGCCTGCCGGGCACCCGGCTGCTGGTCGGCGGCCGCTCCCCGGGCGCCGACGTCCCCGTCGACCTCGCGGCCGACCGCCCGCACGACCTGGCGAAGGCGCTGGCCGCGGCCGCGCCCGACGCCGTCGTCAACTGCGCGGGCGCGACCGGCGGGGACGCCGTCACCCTCGCGGAGGTCAACGCGCGCGGCCCGGCCGTGCTGTGCGCGGCGCTGCGGGAGGCGGCGCCCGCGGCCCGGCTGGTGCATCTGGGCTCGGCCGCCGAGTACGGGCCCGGTGTGCCCGGCCGGCCGGTCACGGAGGCGGCGGCGACCAGCCCGGCGGGCCCCTACGGGGCCACGAAGCTGGCGGGCACGGTGGCGGTGACCACGTCGGGGCTGGACGCGGTGGTGCTGAGGGTGGGCAATCCGGTGGGTCCGGGCGCGCCGTCCACCGGGCTGCCGGGCCGGGTCACCGCCCTGCTCGCGCGCGCCGGGCGCGACCCGGACGCGACGGTGCGGCTCGGTGACCTGTCGGCGCACCGCGACTTCGTGGACGTACGCGACGTGGCGCGGGCGGCGCGGCTGGCGGCGACCGTGGCGGGGCCGCTTCCGCCGGTCCTGAACATCGGGGGCGGCGAGGCGGTGGCGGTGCGGGAACTGGTGCGCAGACTGGCCGAGGTGGCGGGCTTCCGGGGCCGGATCGTGGAGGCGGGCGGGGGCGGGTCGGCGCGCTCCGCGCAGGTGTCGTGGCAGTGCTCGGACATCACCGCCGCGCGGGACGCCCTCGGCTGGCGGCCGGCGCACTCCCTCGACGGTTCCGTGGCGGCGCTGTGGACGGCGGCGGGCGCACGGCCGCGCGGTCCGGAAGAGGTGCCGGCGCGGTGA
- a CDS encoding spherulation-specific family 4 protein — translation MSLLVPLYVHPAEDPAAWQRLVARAARTYGVVLNPANGPGDAPDPAFVAAARALRAAGARLLGYVDTDYGARDPARVTADLRRHRDWYGADGCFLDQVTAAPYGLPDCRRLVRSLRRLGASTVVLNPGVHPAPGYARLADLTVTFEGPWSAYVSAFSRPRWTARHPPERLCHLVYGVPPPLVPLAVRTARERGAAVCGPVTGEPPNPWSGLTPALTEAEG, via the coding sequence GTGAGCCTGCTGGTTCCGCTCTACGTTCATCCGGCGGAGGACCCCGCCGCCTGGCAGCGTCTCGTCGCGCGGGCGGCGCGCACCTACGGCGTCGTCCTCAACCCGGCGAACGGTCCCGGTGACGCCCCCGATCCGGCGTTCGTCGCCGCGGCGCGGGCGCTGCGCGCGGCGGGAGCCCGGCTGCTCGGCTACGTCGACACCGACTACGGCGCGCGCGACCCGGCGCGGGTCACCGCCGACCTGCGCCGGCACCGGGACTGGTACGGCGCGGACGGCTGCTTCCTCGACCAGGTGACCGCGGCGCCGTACGGATTGCCGGACTGCCGCCGTCTGGTGCGCTCCCTGCGCCGGCTCGGGGCGTCGACGGTCGTCCTCAACCCGGGCGTCCATCCGGCGCCCGGTTACGCGCGGCTCGCCGACCTGACGGTCACCTTCGAAGGGCCGTGGTCGGCGTACGTGTCGGCGTTCAGCCGCCCGCGGTGGACCGCCCGGCATCCGCCCGAACGGCTGTGCCACCTCGTCTACGGGGTGCCCCCGCCGCTGGTGCCGCTGGCCGTGCGCACCGCGCGCGAGCGCGGCGCGGCGGTGTGCGGCCCGGTGACGGGCGAACCGCCCAACCCGTGGTCCGGGCTGACGCCCGCGCTGACCGAGGCGGAGGGGTGA
- a CDS encoding endo alpha-1,4 polygalactosaminidase produces the protein MLLGACADGGSRRTDGGVWQPRPGLAWQWQLDGRVDPSVDVPVYDIDGFENTAADVARLHEDGRKVICYVNVGAWEDFRPDRHAFPRSVLGRPNGWRGERWLDIRRVSLLRPLMERRFDMCRDKGFDAVEPDLVEGYGNDTGFPLTARDQLRYNRMIADIAHERGLAVGLKNDLPQIPQLLDDFDFAVNEECAQYDECALLEPFIAAGKAVFHVEYAELTARFCPVARKLRLSSMLKRPELDRWRRPC, from the coding sequence TTGCTCCTCGGGGCCTGCGCGGACGGCGGCAGCCGCCGTACGGACGGCGGGGTGTGGCAGCCGCGTCCCGGGCTGGCGTGGCAGTGGCAGCTCGACGGCCGGGTCGATCCGTCCGTCGACGTGCCCGTGTACGACATCGACGGTTTCGAGAACACCGCCGCCGACGTGGCCCGGCTGCACGAGGACGGCCGCAAGGTGATCTGCTACGTCAACGTCGGCGCCTGGGAGGACTTCCGGCCGGACCGGCACGCCTTCCCCCGCTCGGTGCTGGGCCGGCCCAACGGCTGGCGCGGCGAGCGGTGGCTGGACATCCGCCGGGTGTCGCTTCTGCGCCCCCTGATGGAACGCCGGTTCGACATGTGCCGGGACAAGGGCTTCGACGCGGTGGAGCCGGATCTGGTGGAGGGCTACGGCAACGACACCGGGTTCCCGCTCACGGCGCGCGACCAGCTGCGGTACAACCGCATGATCGCGGACATCGCCCACGAGCGCGGCCTGGCCGTGGGCCTGAAGAACGACCTGCCCCAGATCCCGCAGCTGCTGGACGACTTCGACTTCGCCGTCAACGAGGAGTGCGCGCAGTACGACGAGTGCGCGCTGCTGGAGCCGTTCATCGCGGCGGGCAAGGCCGTCTTCCACGTGGAGTACGCCGAGCTGACGGCCCGTTTCTGCCCGGTGGCCCGGAAGCTGCGGCTGTCGTCGATGCTGAAGAGACCGGAGCTGGACCGCTGGCGCAGGCCGTGCTGA
- a CDS encoding ANTAR domain-containing protein yields MLEQDHSVRRIIALHEEVEQLRRAVVSHAVIDQAIGVVIALGGLSSDTAWNVLKEVSQHTNIKLREVADHIVQWPRCEWLPPEIRQALNAALDRARHVPGSARD; encoded by the coding sequence ATGCTCGAACAGGACCATTCCGTGCGCAGGATCATCGCTCTTCACGAGGAGGTCGAGCAGCTCAGGCGCGCCGTCGTCTCCCATGCCGTCATCGACCAGGCGATCGGCGTCGTGATCGCGCTGGGCGGACTGTCATCCGATACGGCCTGGAACGTCCTGAAAGAGGTATCCCAGCACACGAACATCAAACTGCGGGAGGTGGCGGACCACATCGTGCAGTGGCCGCGCTGCGAGTGGCTGCCGCCGGAGATCCGCCAGGCCCTGAACGCCGCGCTGGACCGGGCGAGGCACGTCCCGGGTTCCGCGCGGGACTGA
- a CDS encoding helix-turn-helix transcriptional regulator, which produces MASLVFESDDLDLTEDFLCRAYARMTIGSGSPGDSRARIRRDTLPSVSVDEIDLGFDMSYAVTPLGRICLCLVHEGTVRDHAYRGVRDDFGPGDLVLFAPPDAPYSGQIRTARYNITMLEPALLDQVAATAAQRRPQPVRLTGHRPHSPAAARHLRNTILYLRDHVLADPAVAEQPLIAATGGQLLAASVLAAFPNTAQTEPAAQDRTDAHSATVRRAVAYIEDHADQPITVAEIAAAAHVTIRALQYAFRRHLDTTPLAYLRRVRLAQAHRELRAASPLTTTVGEIAARWGFAHPGRFAALYREAYGTSPSATLRG; this is translated from the coding sequence ATGGCCTCGCTGGTGTTCGAGAGCGACGACCTTGACCTCACGGAGGACTTCCTGTGCCGGGCCTACGCCCGGATGACGATCGGCAGCGGCAGTCCCGGCGACAGCAGGGCCCGCATCCGCCGCGACACCCTGCCGTCGGTCAGCGTCGACGAGATCGACCTGGGCTTCGACATGAGCTACGCGGTGACACCGCTCGGCCGGATCTGCCTGTGCCTGGTCCACGAGGGCACCGTCCGCGACCACGCCTACCGGGGGGTGCGGGACGACTTCGGCCCCGGCGACCTGGTCCTCTTCGCGCCCCCCGACGCGCCGTACAGCGGGCAGATCCGCACCGCCCGCTACAACATCACCATGCTGGAGCCCGCCCTGCTGGACCAGGTCGCCGCCACCGCGGCGCAGCGGCGACCGCAGCCCGTGCGGCTCACCGGACACCGGCCGCACTCGCCCGCCGCGGCCCGCCACCTGCGCAACACCATCCTCTACCTGCGCGACCACGTCCTGGCCGACCCGGCCGTCGCGGAGCAGCCGCTGATCGCCGCCACCGGCGGCCAGCTGCTCGCCGCGAGCGTGCTGGCGGCCTTCCCCAACACCGCGCAGACCGAGCCGGCCGCGCAGGACCGCACCGACGCCCACTCGGCCACGGTCCGGCGGGCCGTCGCCTACATCGAGGACCACGCCGACCAGCCGATCACCGTCGCCGAGATCGCCGCGGCCGCCCACGTCACCATACGAGCCCTGCAGTACGCCTTCCGCCGCCACCTCGACACCACCCCCCTCGCCTACCTGCGCCGGGTGCGCCTCGCGCAGGCCCACCGGGAACTGCGCGCGGCGAGCCCGCTCACCACGACCGTCGGGGAGATCGCCGCCCGCTGGGGCTTCGCCCACCCCGGCCGCTTCGCCGCCCTCTACCGCGAGGCCTACGGCACCAGCCCCTCCGCCACCCTGCGCGGCTGA